In Chryseobacterium oranimense, a single window of DNA contains:
- a CDS encoding NADH-quinone oxidoreductase subunit B, with protein MSDKKPVIRTDAPAPEGFEGEGFFATKLSSVIGMARKFSLWPLPFATSCCGIEFMATLNPTYDASRFGMERNSFSPRQADMLMVCGTISKKLGPVLKEVYTQMAEPKWVVAVGACASSGGIFDTYSVLQGIDKIIPVDVYVPGCPPRPEQIIEGVMQVQALAESESIRRRDMPEYQKLLDSYNISN; from the coding sequence ATGTCAGATAAAAAACCAGTAATAAGAACAGATGCACCTGCTCCGGAAGGATTTGAAGGAGAAGGTTTTTTCGCAACGAAACTGAGCAGTGTAATCGGGATGGCAAGAAAGTTTTCACTTTGGCCGTTACCTTTTGCAACCTCTTGTTGTGGTATCGAGTTTATGGCAACCCTGAACCCTACTTATGATGCTTCGAGATTTGGTATGGAAAGAAACTCTTTCTCACCAAGACAGGCAGATATGCTGATGGTTTGCGGAACCATATCCAAAAAGTTAGGACCCGTCCTGAAAGAAGTTTACACTCAGATGGCCGAGCCAAAATGGGTGGTTGCTGTTGGAGCATGCGCTTCCAGCGGTGGTATTTTTGACACATACTCTGTATTACAGGGAATTGATAAAATTATTCCGGTTGACGTATACGTTCCGGGATGCCCTCCGAGACCGGAACAGATCATCGAAGGGGTAATGCAGGTTCAGGCCCTTGCAGAAAGCGAAAGCATCAGAAGAAGAGATATGCCTGAATACCAGAAACTATTAGATTCTTACAACATAAGCAACTAA
- a CDS encoding NADH-quinone oxidoreductase subunit C, with translation MTNEFVLEAITREFPESVISSSEPYGMLTIEVKKDDIKKIIHYLKDSSLGFNFLTDICGIHYPEFPDKEIGVIYHLHNMMDNFRLRLKIFMSRENIEVDSLVELFAGANWMERETYDFYGIKFKGHPDLRPILNMEDLGYHPMLKEYRLEDGTRTDKDDNMFGR, from the coding sequence ATGACAAACGAATTTGTATTAGAAGCAATCACGAGAGAATTTCCGGAATCTGTCATTTCAAGTTCAGAACCTTATGGAATGTTAACGATTGAGGTGAAGAAAGATGATATCAAAAAGATCATTCATTATCTGAAAGATTCATCGTTAGGATTCAATTTTCTTACCGATATCTGCGGGATCCATTATCCTGAATTTCCGGACAAAGAAATTGGTGTAATATATCACCTTCATAATATGATGGACAATTTCAGATTACGTTTGAAAATCTTTATGTCCAGAGAAAATATTGAAGTGGACTCCCTTGTGGAATTATTTGCAGGAGCCAACTGGATGGAAAGAGAAACCTATGATTTCTACGGAATTAAATTTAAAGGACATCCTGATCTGAGACCTATCCTGAATATGGAAGACCTCGGATATCATCCTATGCTGAAGGAATACCGACTTGAAGACGGTACAAGAACAGATAAGGACGATAATATGTTCGGAAGATAA
- the nuoD gene encoding NADH dehydrogenase (quinone) subunit D — translation MKDNSLSNILNQYESKEQIDGQLYTLNLGPTHPATHGIFQNILTMDGERILHAEQTVGYIHRAFEKISERRNYSQITTLTDRMNYCSAPINNLGWHMTVEKLIGVKVPKRVDYMRVILMELARIGDHLICNGVTGMDSGAITGLTYMFIERERIYDMYEQICGARMTTNMGRIGGFERDFTPKFHELLKDFLKTFPPRFKEFCTLLERNRIFMDRTIGAGAISAERALSYGFTGPNLRAAGVDYDVRVAQPYSSYEDFDFIIPVGTAGDTYDRFMVRQQEIWESIKIIKQAYENLPEGPFHADVPDFYLPEKADVYQKMEALIYHFKIVMGETDVPKGEVYHAVEGGNGELGFYLVSDGGRSPYRLHFRRPCFIYYQAYPEMITGSVISDAIVTMCSMNIIAGELDA, via the coding sequence ATGAAAGATAACTCATTATCTAATATACTTAACCAATACGAAAGTAAGGAGCAGATTGACGGGCAGCTTTACACCCTCAATTTAGGACCTACCCACCCGGCAACTCACGGAATCTTCCAGAACATCTTAACGATGGATGGCGAAAGAATCCTTCACGCAGAGCAAACCGTAGGATACATCCATAGAGCATTTGAAAAAATTTCAGAAAGAAGAAATTATTCTCAGATCACTACCCTTACCGACCGTATGAATTACTGTTCTGCACCCATCAACAATTTAGGTTGGCACATGACAGTTGAAAAGCTCATCGGTGTTAAAGTTCCAAAACGTGTAGATTATATGCGCGTTATTTTAATGGAGCTGGCAAGAATCGGTGATCACCTGATCTGTAACGGAGTAACCGGGATGGACTCAGGAGCAATTACAGGTCTTACCTACATGTTCATCGAAAGAGAGCGTATTTATGATATGTACGAGCAGATCTGCGGAGCGAGAATGACAACCAATATGGGAAGAATCGGAGGTTTTGAAAGAGATTTCACTCCGAAATTCCATGAGTTATTAAAAGATTTCCTTAAAACTTTCCCTCCAAGATTCAAAGAATTCTGTACGTTATTGGAAAGAAACAGAATTTTCATGGACAGAACCATCGGAGCAGGAGCTATTTCTGCAGAAAGAGCATTAAGCTATGGTTTTACAGGTCCGAACTTACGTGCTGCAGGTGTAGATTATGATGTGAGAGTTGCACAGCCTTATTCTTCTTACGAAGATTTCGACTTCATTATTCCGGTAGGAACTGCAGGTGATACCTACGACCGTTTCATGGTCCGTCAGCAGGAAATCTGGGAATCCATTAAAATAATCAAACAAGCATACGAAAACCTTCCTGAAGGACCATTCCACGCGGATGTTCCGGATTTCTATCTTCCTGAAAAGGCAGATGTATATCAGAAAATGGAAGCCCTGATCTACCATTTCAAAATTGTAATGGGAGAAACAGATGTACCTAAAGGAGAAGTTTATCATGCTGTAGAAGGAGGAAACGGAGAATTAGGATTCTATCTGGTGAGCGACGGAGGAAGAAGCCCTTACAGACTTCACTTCAGAAGACCATGCTTCATTTACTATCAGGCGTATCCTGAAATGATCACAGGTTCTGTAATTTCAGATGCGATCGTTACCATGTGTAGTATGAATATCATTGCGGGAGAATTAGACGCATAA
- the nuoE gene encoding NAD(P)H-dependent oxidoreductase subunit E — MSETIAFKPESLEQVHKIITRYPEGRQKSALLPVLHLAQKEFGGWLDVPVMDYVAELLSIKPIEVYEVATFYTMFNMKPVGKYVLEVCRTGPCMVCGSEKILDHIRTKLNIKDGETTEDGMFTLKPAECLGACGYAPMMQLGKFFHENLTIEKVDEILDLCRQGQVALD, encoded by the coding sequence GTGAGCGAAACAATAGCTTTTAAACCGGAAAGTTTAGAACAGGTACACAAAATTATCACAAGATATCCCGAAGGAAGACAAAAGTCTGCTCTTCTTCCTGTACTTCACTTAGCACAGAAAGAATTCGGAGGATGGTTAGACGTTCCTGTGATGGATTATGTTGCTGAATTATTAAGTATCAAGCCAATTGAAGTATATGAAGTAGCTACTTTTTATACCATGTTCAATATGAAGCCGGTTGGTAAATATGTTTTGGAAGTATGCCGAACGGGACCTTGCATGGTATGCGGAAGCGAAAAAATCCTTGACCATATCAGAACCAAACTGAATATTAAGGACGGGGAAACTACCGAAGACGGTATGTTTACCTTAAAACCTGCTGAATGTCTTGGAGCCTGCGGATACGCACCAATGATGCAGCTTGGAAAATTCTTTCATGAAAATTTAACGATAGAAAAAGTGGACGAAATCCTTGATCTTTGCAGACAGGGACAGGTTGCTCTGGATTAA
- the nuoF gene encoding NADH-quinone oxidoreductase subunit NuoF — MSKKLLLKDAHIEGIRYFETYRKQGGYTAAEKALKMTPDEILEEVKASGLRGRGGAGFPTGMKWSFLAKPEGVPRHLVVNADESEPGTFKDRYLMEFLPHLLIEGMLISSYCLGSNVSYIYIRGEYSWIPDILEEAIEEAKAAGFLGKNILGTGFDCEIYVQRGGGAYICGEETALLESLEGKRGNPRLKPPFPAVKGLWERPTVVNNVESIAAIVPIIDITGAEYAKIGVGRSTGTKLISACGNINKPGVYEIDMTITVEEFIYSDEYCGGIKDGKRLKACIPGGSSVPIVPANLLLRTVNGEPRYMNYESLADGGFATGTMMGSGGFIVLDEDQCIVEHTMTLARFYNHESCGQCTPCREGTGWMYKILKKIEKGEGKMEDIDLLWDIQRKIEGNTICPLGDAAAWPVAAAIRHFRDEFEWHIKNPELSQTQNYGLANYADPIPAVEKNA, encoded by the coding sequence ATGAGTAAAAAACTTTTACTTAAAGACGCACATATAGAAGGCATCCGTTACTTTGAAACTTATCGTAAACAGGGAGGTTACACTGCAGCTGAAAAAGCCTTGAAAATGACACCCGATGAAATCCTTGAAGAAGTAAAAGCTTCCGGACTTCGTGGCCGTGGTGGAGCAGGATTCCCGACAGGGATGAAATGGAGCTTCCTGGCAAAACCGGAAGGCGTTCCAAGACACCTTGTGGTAAATGCCGATGAATCTGAGCCCGGAACTTTCAAAGACAGATATTTAATGGAATTCCTTCCTCACTTACTGATTGAAGGGATGCTTATTTCATCTTACTGCTTAGGTTCCAATGTTTCCTATATCTACATCCGTGGAGAATATTCATGGATTCCCGATATTCTGGAAGAAGCCATTGAAGAAGCCAAAGCAGCAGGATTTTTAGGTAAAAACATCTTAGGAACCGGTTTCGACTGTGAAATTTATGTTCAGAGAGGAGGAGGAGCTTACATCTGTGGTGAAGAAACCGCTTTGCTTGAATCCCTTGAAGGTAAAAGAGGAAACCCAAGATTAAAACCACCATTCCCGGCTGTAAAAGGACTTTGGGAAAGACCAACGGTGGTAAACAACGTAGAATCTATTGCAGCTATCGTCCCTATCATTGATATCACAGGAGCTGAATATGCTAAAATCGGAGTTGGAAGATCTACAGGTACAAAATTAATTTCTGCTTGCGGAAACATCAATAAACCGGGAGTTTACGAAATTGATATGACCATCACTGTTGAAGAATTCATCTACTCTGATGAATATTGTGGTGGTATTAAAGACGGAAAAAGATTAAAAGCCTGTATTCCAGGAGGAAGTTCTGTTCCTATTGTTCCAGCTAATTTATTACTGAGAACCGTGAACGGAGAACCGAGATATATGAACTACGAATCATTGGCAGACGGTGGTTTTGCTACCGGAACCATGATGGGTTCAGGAGGTTTCATCGTTCTGGATGAAGATCAGTGCATCGTGGAGCATACCATGACTTTAGCAAGATTCTACAATCACGAAAGCTGTGGACAGTGTACCCCTTGCCGTGAAGGTACAGGATGGATGTACAAAATTTTAAAGAAAATTGAGAAAGGAGAAGGAAAAATGGAAGACATTGACCTTCTTTGGGATATACAGAGAAAGATCGAAGGAAACACGATCTGTCCGTTGGGAGATGCAGCAGCCTGGCCGGTTGCAGCAGCCATCCGTCATTTCAGAGATGAATTCGAGTGGCACATTAAAAACCCGGAATTATCTCAGACTCAAAATTATGGATTGGCAAATTATGCTGACCCGATTCCGGCTGTTGAAAAAAATGCATAG
- a CDS encoding 2Fe-2S iron-sulfur cluster-binding protein, protein MSEEVKKFKITIDGQTTEVLPGTSILEAARQIGGKSVPPAMCYYSKLETSGGRCRTCLVEVSKGSEADPRPMPKLVASCRTNVMDGMEVKNLTSEKAQEGRKAVTEFLLVNHPLDCPICDQAGECHLQDLGYEHGNLETRTEFERNTYEADDLGPHIKLNMNRCILCARCVLAANQLTGEREHGILFRGDHAEISTYLNKALDNDFIGNIIDVCPVGALTDRTSRFASRVWFTKPMNATCKCDKCSGKAVVWMKGDEIIRVTARKDQWGEVEEFICDTCRFERKELSDWNIEGPRHIDRHSVISLNHYEKPKDELRVLDNPMAKEISEKDEK, encoded by the coding sequence ATGAGCGAAGAGGTTAAAAAATTCAAAATAACTATAGACGGACAGACTACTGAAGTTTTGCCTGGAACTTCTATTTTGGAAGCTGCCAGACAAATTGGTGGAAAATCTGTACCTCCTGCAATGTGCTATTACAGCAAATTGGAAACCAGTGGAGGGAGATGTAGAACTTGCTTGGTCGAAGTTTCGAAAGGATCCGAAGCAGATCCGCGTCCTATGCCTAAATTAGTTGCTAGTTGCAGAACTAACGTAATGGACGGTATGGAAGTGAAAAATCTTACTTCTGAAAAAGCTCAGGAAGGAAGAAAAGCCGTTACCGAATTCCTGTTGGTAAACCACCCTCTTGACTGTCCGATTTGTGACCAGGCTGGTGAATGCCACCTTCAGGATCTTGGTTATGAGCACGGAAACCTTGAGACGAGAACTGAATTTGAAAGGAATACATACGAAGCAGACGATCTTGGTCCTCACATTAAACTGAATATGAACCGTTGTATTCTTTGTGCAAGATGCGTATTGGCAGCCAACCAGTTAACAGGAGAAAGAGAGCACGGAATTCTATTCAGAGGAGATCACGCTGAAATCTCTACTTATTTAAATAAAGCTTTAGATAATGACTTCATCGGAAACATTATTGATGTTTGTCCGGTTGGAGCCTTAACAGACAGAACTTCCCGTTTTGCAAGCAGAGTCTGGTTCACAAAACCAATGAATGCTACCTGCAAATGTGATAAATGTTCAGGAAAAGCCGTAGTTTGGATGAAAGGTGATGAAATCATAAGAGTAACTGCCAGAAAAGACCAATGGGGAGAAGTGGAAGAATTCATCTGCGATACTTGCCGTTTTGAAAGAAAAGAACTTTCTGACTGGAACATTGAAGGTCCTAGACATATCGACAGACATTCAGTAATTTCATTGAACCACTACGAAAAACCAAAGGATGAGCTAAGAGTATTAGACAATCCTATGGCCAAAGAAATCAGTGAAAAAGACGAAAAATAA
- the nuoH gene encoding NADH-quinone oxidoreductase subunit NuoH, with amino-acid sequence MDLLTFKLILVLALFLLSLTIAAYSTWAERKVASIMQDRIGPNRAGPFGLLQPLADGGKFFFKEDFTPANAEKFLFVLGPALVMFISLITGAVIPWGKSLNIAGTSFDLQVANIDVGVLFIIGMASIGVYGIMIGGWASNNKYSLLGAIRASSQMISYELAMGLALLSIIMMTGSLDLKEITESQTTGKLWGVIPWVSGFNWNIFYQPIAFLVFFTAALAETNRHPFDLPECESELVTGYSTEYSSMKLGLYMFGEYVNMFISNAFMVVLFFGGYNYPGIEWVTQNWGENAAGILSIVAFLTKTVIGILIFMWIRWTLPRFRYDQLMHLGWKTLIPMALVNLLITGAVILAFAN; translated from the coding sequence ATGGATTTACTAACATTTAAACTTATACTTGTACTGGCACTTTTCCTGCTATCTCTTACGATTGCAGCCTACTCTACCTGGGCAGAAAGAAAAGTAGCGTCTATCATGCAGGATAGAATTGGTCCCAACAGAGCAGGACCTTTCGGATTGCTGCAGCCTCTTGCTGATGGTGGAAAGTTTTTCTTTAAAGAAGATTTTACACCAGCCAATGCAGAAAAATTCCTTTTCGTATTGGGACCGGCTTTGGTAATGTTTATTTCATTAATTACAGGAGCAGTTATTCCTTGGGGTAAAAGTTTAAATATTGCAGGAACATCTTTTGACCTGCAGGTTGCCAACATTGATGTAGGAGTACTTTTCATCATCGGAATGGCTTCCATTGGGGTATACGGAATCATGATCGGAGGTTGGGCTTCGAATAATAAATATTCATTATTAGGTGCTATCCGTGCTTCTTCACAGATGATTTCTTACGAATTGGCGATGGGATTAGCATTACTTTCTATCATCATGATGACAGGAAGTTTAGATTTAAAAGAAATTACCGAAAGCCAAACGACAGGAAAACTTTGGGGAGTTATTCCATGGGTTTCCGGATTCAACTGGAATATTTTCTATCAGCCGATTGCTTTCCTGGTATTCTTTACTGCTGCATTGGCAGAAACCAACAGACACCCTTTCGATTTACCTGAATGTGAATCTGAGCTTGTAACAGGATATTCTACAGAATACTCATCAATGAAGCTAGGTTTATATATGTTTGGTGAATACGTAAACATGTTTATCTCCAATGCATTCATGGTGGTTCTTTTCTTCGGAGGATACAACTATCCGGGAATTGAATGGGTTACTCAGAACTGGGGCGAAAACGCAGCAGGAATTTTGAGTATTGTAGCATTCTTAACGAAAACGGTAATCGGAATTCTGATCTTCATGTGGATCAGATGGACGCTTCCAAGATTCAGATATGACCAATTAATGCACTTAGGATGGAAAACTCTTATCCCAATGGCATTGGTAAACCTGCTGATTACAGGAGCTGTAATTTTAGCATTTGCAAACTAG
- a CDS encoding NuoI/complex I 23 kDa subunit family protein yields MKLTNRSKVVSNKEMTLAEKIYLPAIFTGMGITFKHAVRTVIKGAPAVYSYPEVQKPRTTIWRGQHVLKRDEEGRERCTACGLCAVACPAEAITMTSAERTKEEKHLYREEKYASVYEINMLRCIFCGMCEEACPKSAIYLTDRLVDVETNRGSFIYGKDKLVEKINERIDITTRQSEKQKNAVK; encoded by the coding sequence ATGAAACTTACAAACAGATCAAAAGTTGTTTCCAATAAAGAAATGACCCTTGCTGAAAAAATCTACCTTCCTGCTATTTTTACAGGAATGGGGATTACATTCAAGCATGCTGTAAGAACCGTGATAAAAGGAGCTCCCGCAGTATATTCGTATCCTGAGGTGCAGAAGCCGAGAACTACTATCTGGAGAGGTCAGCACGTTCTGAAAAGAGACGAAGAAGGCAGAGAAAGATGTACAGCCTGCGGACTTTGTGCTGTAGCCTGTCCTGCAGAAGCTATTACGATGACTTCTGCTGAAAGAACGAAGGAAGAAAAACACCTTTACAGAGAAGAAAAATATGCATCAGTATATGAAATCAATATGCTGAGATGTATTTTCTGCGGAATGTGTGAAGAAGCCTGTCCGAAGTCTGCCATCTATCTTACAGACAGATTGGTAGATGTGGAAACTAACAGAGGTTCTTTCATCTACGGAAAAGATAAGTTGGTTGAAAAAATAAATGAAAGGATTGACATTACGACAAGACAGTCCGAGAAACAAAAAAATGCGGTAAAATAA
- a CDS encoding NADH-quinone oxidoreductase subunit J — MDQILFFLVAFLAVSSAVYFVFARNPLYAVLSLIVTMFSIAGMYILLNAQFLAIIQIIVYAGAIMVLFLYILMMLNLNKEDESKKGNTLKFVGVFTAGLLLIGVLGVFRGVQDNHIVVENVDKGVGLTKNLGRLLFNEYVLPFELASILILAGIVGAVLIGKKDL; from the coding sequence ATGGATCAGATTTTATTTTTCTTGGTGGCGTTTTTAGCAGTGTCAAGTGCGGTTTACTTTGTGTTTGCAAGAAATCCTCTTTATGCTGTTTTGTCATTAATTGTTACGATGTTTTCCATTGCAGGGATGTACATCCTTCTGAATGCACAATTCCTTGCCATCATCCAGATTATAGTATATGCCGGAGCCATCATGGTATTATTCCTTTATATCCTGATGATGCTTAACCTTAATAAAGAAGACGAAAGTAAGAAGGGCAATACTTTAAAATTTGTCGGGGTTTTTACTGCCGGTCTTTTATTAATTGGAGTTTTAGGCGTATTCAGAGGCGTTCAGGACAACCACATCGTTGTTGAAAATGTAGACAAAGGAGTGGGTCTTACGAAAAATCTGGGAAGGCTTTTGTTTAACGAATATGTTTTGCCGTTTGAGCTTGCATCCATCCTTATTTTGGCAGGTATTGTAGGTGCGGTATTAATCGGTAAAAAAGATTTATAA
- the nuoK gene encoding NADH-quinone oxidoreductase subunit NuoK, which translates to MGEVNTFIQSVPLNYFIILSSVLFCLGVLGVLLRKNAIVILGCVELMLNSVNLLLAAFSAYKGNGDGQLLVFFIMVVAAAEVAVGLAIIAMLYRNTRSVDVSIFNKLRG; encoded by the coding sequence ATGGGAGAAGTAAATACATTTATACAAAGCGTCCCTCTGAATTATTTCATCATACTTTCTTCAGTATTGTTCTGTCTGGGAGTGTTGGGAGTATTGCTGAGAAAAAACGCTATTGTTATCTTGGGCTGTGTAGAGCTTATGCTGAATTCTGTAAACCTTCTGTTAGCTGCTTTTTCAGCATACAAAGGAAACGGAGACGGACAGCTTTTAGTTTTCTTCATTATGGTGGTAGCCGCCGCTGAAGTAGCGGTAGGTCTGGCAATTATTGCTATGCTGTATAGAAATACCCGTTCTGTAGATGTAAGTATATTTAATAAATTAAGAGGATAA
- the nuoL gene encoding NADH-quinone oxidoreductase subunit L gives MENLVYAIVLLPLLGFLINGLFGKNLPKILVGSLATAMVFGSFCIAVSIFMNMNSESQPVIVKAFEWFTVNGVQINVGFQIDQLSLMMVMIITGIGSLIHLYSIGYMSHDKGFYKFFTYLNLFIFSMLLLVMGSNYLILFIGWEGVGLCSYLLIGFWYTNEEYGKAARKAFIMNRIGDLALLIGIFMIASQTNAVDYLTVAQNASKFELDGTVIIFITASLFIGATGKSAQVPLYTWLPDAMAGPTPVSALIHAATMVTAGIYLVVRSNFLFTLAPTVQGGILFIGFLTAALAGFYALRQNDIKKVLAYSTVSQLGFMFIALGLGAYTTAMFHVMTHAFFKALLFLGAGSVIHAMSNEQDMRFMGGLKKYIPITHATFLIGTLAISGFPLLSGMISKDEILVAAFAKNPVYWVILFILAAITATYMFRLYYLTFQGEFRGTEEQKHHLHESPSNMTLPLIVLAILSVLGGFINLPHFIGHGHYAKLMEWLKPVLTEQSFNQMEATLSGVPFGTEMILLGATVIMFFTVWLVVKNTYVKKKKMALAEESYTGWEKLSAKKLYVDELYNALIVKTVEGLGRGGKMFDKGILDRFVDFVGEGAEDSGKAMKRIQNGNVETYILIMSLAVGIILIVNFILQ, from the coding sequence ATGGAGAATTTAGTGTATGCAATAGTACTTTTACCACTTTTAGGGTTTCTTATTAACGGTTTATTCGGGAAAAATCTTCCAAAAATATTGGTAGGCTCTCTGGCTACAGCTATGGTTTTCGGATCTTTCTGTATTGCGGTAAGTATTTTCATGAATATGAATTCCGAAAGCCAGCCGGTTATCGTAAAAGCATTTGAGTGGTTTACAGTAAACGGGGTTCAGATTAATGTAGGATTCCAGATCGACCAGCTTTCATTGATGATGGTAATGATCATTACAGGGATCGGATCTTTGATCCATCTGTACTCTATCGGATATATGAGCCACGACAAAGGTTTCTATAAGTTCTTTACTTATCTGAATCTTTTCATCTTCTCCATGTTACTTTTGGTAATGGGAAGCAATTATCTTATCCTATTCATCGGATGGGAAGGTGTAGGTCTTTGTTCTTACCTTTTGATCGGATTCTGGTACACCAATGAGGAATACGGTAAAGCGGCAAGAAAAGCTTTCATCATGAACAGAATCGGTGACCTTGCGTTATTGATCGGGATCTTTATGATCGCTTCTCAGACCAATGCTGTAGATTACCTTACCGTAGCACAGAACGCTTCAAAATTTGAATTGGACGGAACAGTAATTATCTTTATTACAGCGAGTTTATTCATCGGGGCAACCGGTAAATCGGCTCAGGTTCCTTTATATACATGGTTACCGGACGCGATGGCCGGACCAACTCCCGTTTCTGCGTTAATCCACGCGGCAACGATGGTAACTGCGGGTATCTACCTGGTAGTAAGATCAAACTTCTTATTCACTTTGGCACCTACCGTTCAGGGAGGAATTTTATTCATCGGATTCTTAACCGCTGCCTTGGCAGGATTCTATGCACTTCGTCAGAACGACATCAAAAAAGTATTGGCCTACTCTACCGTTTCACAGCTTGGATTCATGTTCATTGCTTTAGGATTGGGAGCTTATACAACAGCAATGTTCCACGTAATGACACATGCTTTCTTCAAAGCATTATTGTTCTTGGGAGCAGGTTCTGTGATCCACGCCATGAGCAACGAACAGGATATGCGTTTCATGGGAGGTCTTAAAAAGTACATTCCAATTACGCACGCTACTTTCCTGATCGGGACATTGGCGATCTCAGGTTTTCCCTTATTGTCAGGGATGATCTCAAAAGACGAAATTTTAGTAGCAGCTTTCGCTAAAAACCCTGTTTACTGGGTAATCTTATTTATTTTAGCGGCAATCACTGCAACCTATATGTTCAGACTGTATTACCTGACTTTCCAAGGAGAGTTCAGAGGTACGGAAGAACAAAAACACCACTTACACGAAAGTCCGTCTAATATGACACTTCCGTTAATCGTATTGGCTATCCTTTCCGTACTTGGAGGTTTCATTAACCTTCCTCACTTCATCGGACACGGTCATTATGCAAAATTAATGGAATGGCTTAAGCCGGTTCTTACCGAGCAAAGCTTCAACCAGATGGAAGCCACCCTTTCAGGTGTTCCGTTTGGTACTGAAATGATACTGCTGGGAGCTACAGTTATTATGTTCTTCACCGTTTGGTTGGTTGTAAAAAATACTTACGTGAAGAAGAAAAAAATGGCACTTGCAGAAGAAAGCTATACCGGATGGGAAAAGCTTTCTGCTAAAAAACTATATGTAGACGAACTTTACAATGCATTGATTGTAAAAACTGTTGAAGGATTAGGACGCGGAGGAAAGATGTTTGATAAAGGAATCCTTGACCGTTTTGTAGACTTCGTGGGCGAAGGTGCTGAAGACAGCGGAAAAGCCATGAAGCGTATCCAGAACGGAAATGTGGAGACCTATATTCTTATCATGTCTTTAGCGGTGGGAATTATACTGATTGTTAACTTTATATTACAATAA